One window from the genome of Faecalibacterium sp. HTF-F encodes:
- a CDS encoding DUF4358 domain-containing protein, with protein sequence MINRTKIIAITLTGALAAAALTGCGGSSSSAAPSSVSTAAAESPASSAAVSSVVDNAENGTDTLDGIYSTLLEQDPISNQFEIAAMNIEYDFGLKAEDVVSYKGVKSNDNGDAGLVLVVEAADGKAEDVANQLAAYQQDQVAFYGNYAEFAQAQDNVENAVIAFKDNTVVMVIASNECTADLDSAVDSALA encoded by the coding sequence ATGATAAATCGCACAAAAATCATTGCAATCACCCTCACCGGTGCGCTGGCTGCAGCTGCACTGACCGGCTGCGGCGGCAGCAGCTCTTCCGCTGCGCCGTCCTCCGTTTCCACCGCTGCGGCGGAATCTCCCGCTTCCAGCGCCGCTGTGTCCTCTGTGGTGGACAATGCGGAAAACGGCACCGATACACTGGACGGCATCTACAGTACCCTGCTGGAGCAGGACCCCATTTCCAACCAGTTCGAGATCGCAGCCATGAACATTGAGTACGACTTCGGCCTGAAGGCTGAGGACGTGGTAAGCTACAAGGGCGTCAAGAGCAACGACAACGGCGACGCCGGTCTGGTGTTGGTGGTGGAAGCCGCCGACGGCAAGGCCGAGGATGTGGCAAACCAGCTGGCTGCCTACCAGCAGGATCAGGTGGCCTTCTACGGCAACTATGCCGAGTTCGCGCAGGCACAGGACAACGTGGAGAACGCCGTCATCGCCTTCAAGGACAACACCGTGGTCATGGTGATCGCATCCAACGAGTGCACCGCTGATCTGGACAGCGCCGTGGACAGCGCTCTGGCATAA